One genomic region from Paramicrobacterium agarici encodes:
- a CDS encoding TrmH family RNA methyltransferase, whose translation MNQKRQRPQTVTTRNATFQYWQTLLGNRTKRNRAGEMLVQGVRPITLALESAVDVRAVLVTRTSERSGWARNAITRAENAGAHTFDVAPELMRELGEKQDDPPELLLVIGIPLDDLARLPAPGDALLVALDRPSSPGNIGSSVRSVDAFGGHGVIVTGHAADPYDPKALRASTGSTLVTPIVRVPSASAVLSWVEQSRAAGAELQVVGTDEKGTRDVWDIDLTRPTLIVTGNEHSGMSTAWRDSCDVLARIPIGGHASSLNAANATSVLLYEAARQRAR comes from the coding sequence ATGAATCAGAAACGTCAGCGACCGCAGACCGTCACGACCCGCAACGCGACGTTCCAGTACTGGCAGACGCTGCTCGGCAACCGCACGAAGCGCAATCGCGCAGGCGAGATGCTGGTGCAGGGCGTGCGTCCGATCACTCTCGCCCTCGAGTCGGCTGTGGACGTCCGAGCCGTACTGGTCACGCGCACGTCAGAGCGATCCGGTTGGGCGCGCAACGCGATCACCCGTGCTGAGAACGCCGGAGCGCACACCTTCGATGTCGCTCCGGAACTCATGCGAGAACTCGGCGAGAAGCAGGATGACCCGCCTGAGCTGCTTCTCGTCATCGGCATCCCCCTCGATGATCTCGCGCGCTTGCCTGCGCCTGGCGATGCGCTGCTCGTCGCTCTGGATCGCCCGTCGTCACCGGGAAACATCGGGTCGAGCGTGCGCTCGGTCGACGCGTTCGGCGGGCACGGCGTGATCGTCACGGGACACGCCGCGGACCCCTACGACCCGAAGGCGCTGCGGGCGTCGACAGGCTCAACGCTCGTGACCCCGATCGTGCGTGTGCCGAGCGCGAGTGCCGTGCTCTCGTGGGTCGAGCAGTCGCGCGCTGCGGGCGCCGAGCTGCAGGTCGTCGGCACCGACGAAAAGGGCACACGCGACGTCTGGGACATTGACCTCACCCGACCGACACTCATCGTGACGGGAAACGAGCATTCGGGCATGTCCACGGCGTGGCGCGACTCCTGCGATGTGCTCGCCCGCATACCGATCGGCGGCCACGCCTCATCGCTCAACGCGGCGAACGCCACATCGGTGCTGCTGTACGAAGCAGCGAGACAGCGCGCCCGCTGA
- a CDS encoding glycoside hydrolase family 15 protein, with protein MPQNIEDYALISDCHTAALVGADGSIDWLCLPRYDSASVFGALLGDEDHGRWKLAPTEEGAVSTRRYDGETFILVTRWRTHSGEVEVTEFMPFGDGRADLVRRIRGISGTVMMDLDLRFRFGYATATPWIRQLHNDAPGIIAVAGPDAVVMRGIGLSASDHSHSGSFTVNEGEVVDITMTWFPSHRPIPDLPDVDSGLAKTRDWWTEWASRVEHEGPYYDEVIRSLLVLRALTHEQTGGIVAAATTSLPEQFGGERNWDYRYVWLRDAALTLESLLLHSYTSEASNWRAWLLRAIAGDPADVQIMYGLAGERDLSEREVASLPGYRDASPVRIGNGAVDQFQADVIGEVMVALDKARKAGLDETDFSWPLQRALVTYVCDTRDKPDQGIWEVRGPARYFTQGRVMIWAALDRAISAVRDDGLEGPADDWEKVRDEIRDEIEENGFDTELNSYTQYYGSGTVDASLLVLAQVGYCDYDDPRMLGTVAAIERELMADGLLLRYRTEHNVDGLPPGENPFLACSFWLVEQYAFSGRLDEAIKLMDRLVGYCNDVGMLSEEIDPRTGHHVGNTPQAFSHLTLLRAADAITREQKNRKGEQPPEAEDTGRRRKPEENVNPLEEKREEYGDSGGPQSDSDLGDRPSGRKHDESDATETPSEQGKTPGRRGEEGTRSDNAES; from the coding sequence ATGCCGCAGAACATCGAAGATTATGCCCTGATCAGCGACTGCCACACGGCTGCTCTCGTCGGTGCTGATGGAAGCATCGACTGGCTCTGTCTTCCGAGGTACGACTCAGCTTCGGTCTTCGGAGCCCTGCTCGGAGACGAGGACCATGGACGCTGGAAGCTCGCTCCGACTGAGGAAGGCGCCGTCTCAACGCGTCGGTACGACGGCGAGACGTTCATTCTCGTGACGCGGTGGCGCACTCACAGCGGTGAGGTCGAAGTTACGGAGTTCATGCCGTTCGGCGACGGACGAGCCGACCTCGTCCGTCGTATTCGCGGCATCAGCGGAACCGTGATGATGGATCTCGATCTGCGATTCCGCTTCGGCTACGCAACGGCGACGCCATGGATTCGTCAGCTGCACAACGACGCCCCCGGAATCATCGCCGTCGCCGGCCCCGATGCCGTTGTGATGCGGGGCATCGGACTCTCAGCATCCGACCACTCTCACAGTGGCTCGTTCACGGTGAACGAGGGCGAGGTCGTCGACATCACAATGACGTGGTTCCCGTCGCACCGGCCGATTCCCGACCTGCCCGACGTGGACTCGGGACTCGCGAAGACGCGCGACTGGTGGACCGAGTGGGCGTCGCGCGTTGAGCACGAAGGGCCGTACTACGACGAGGTGATCCGTTCGCTGCTCGTACTGCGAGCGCTGACGCACGAGCAGACGGGCGGAATCGTGGCCGCCGCAACGACCTCGCTTCCCGAGCAGTTCGGGGGCGAGCGCAACTGGGATTACCGATACGTGTGGCTTCGAGACGCAGCGCTGACGCTCGAATCGCTGCTGCTGCACAGCTACACGAGTGAGGCTTCGAACTGGCGAGCATGGCTGCTGCGAGCCATCGCAGGTGATCCCGCCGACGTTCAGATCATGTACGGGCTCGCGGGCGAGCGTGATCTCTCGGAGCGCGAAGTCGCTTCTCTGCCCGGCTACCGCGACGCAAGCCCCGTGCGCATCGGAAACGGCGCCGTCGACCAATTTCAGGCAGACGTCATCGGTGAGGTCATGGTCGCGCTCGACAAAGCGCGCAAGGCAGGGCTCGACGAGACGGACTTCTCGTGGCCGCTGCAGCGCGCGCTCGTGACCTACGTGTGCGACACGCGCGACAAACCGGACCAGGGGATCTGGGAGGTCAGGGGACCGGCGCGTTATTTCACGCAGGGCCGGGTGATGATCTGGGCCGCACTCGATCGTGCGATCAGCGCCGTGCGCGACGACGGGCTCGAGGGACCCGCCGACGACTGGGAGAAGGTGCGCGACGAGATTCGCGACGAGATCGAAGAGAACGGCTTCGACACGGAGCTCAACTCGTACACGCAGTATTACGGATCGGGCACGGTCGACGCGTCGCTGCTCGTTCTGGCGCAGGTCGGGTATTGCGACTACGACGACCCGCGCATGCTCGGGACCGTCGCCGCAATTGAGCGCGAGCTCATGGCCGACGGACTGCTGCTCCGCTACCGAACAGAGCACAACGTTGACGGGCTGCCGCCGGGCGAGAACCCGTTTCTCGCATGCTCGTTCTGGCTCGTCGAGCAGTACGCGTTCAGCGGGCGGCTTGACGAGGCGATCAAGCTCATGGACCGGCTCGTCGGGTACTGCAACGATGTCGGGATGCTGAGCGAAGAGATCGATCCCCGCACCGGGCACCACGTCGGCAACACGCCGCAGGCCTTCTCTCACCTCACACTGCTGCGCGCGGCAGATGCGATCACGCGAGAGCAGAAGAACCGCAAGGGCGAGCAGCCGCCCGAGGCCGAGGACACGGGTCGTCGCCGCAAGCCCGAAGAGAACGTCAACCCGCTCGAAGAGAAGCGAGAAGAGTACGGCGACTCGGGCGGGCCTCAGTCGGACTCCGACCTCGGCGATCGCCCGAGCGGTCGGAAGCACGATGAGTCAGATGCCACAGAGACGCCGAGTGAGCAGGGCAAGACTCCCGGGCGTCGTGGTGAAGAGGGAACGCGGTCAGACAACGCTGAATCCTGA
- a CDS encoding maleylpyruvate isomerase N-terminal domain-containing protein has translation MARTERYAMACRTFIDVVSGIRDDQWDAAALGVWNVRSLVGHTARAVITVIDYLELDPAGQIDMPTAGDYYGQIYLAYTNPEAIAKRGVDAGIALGDDPSTAIERLVERAMALLETQPSDRLVSLGGMGIPLDEYLKTRIFELVVHTMDIARATGQTADFAPQLIEAAASMAAGIAARKGAGEQVLMALTGREPLPSGFSVV, from the coding sequence ATGGCGCGAACAGAACGATACGCGATGGCCTGCCGCACGTTCATCGACGTCGTCTCCGGCATCCGAGACGATCAGTGGGATGCTGCAGCACTCGGCGTGTGGAATGTGCGCTCGCTCGTCGGGCACACGGCGAGAGCCGTGATCACCGTGATCGACTACCTCGAACTCGATCCGGCCGGGCAGATCGATATGCCCACAGCGGGTGACTACTACGGGCAGATCTACCTCGCCTACACCAATCCCGAGGCGATCGCCAAAAGAGGCGTCGACGCGGGGATCGCGCTCGGCGACGACCCCTCGACCGCGATCGAGCGGCTCGTGGAGCGCGCGATGGCTCTGCTCGAGACCCAGCCGAGCGACCGGCTCGTCTCGCTCGGAGGCATGGGCATCCCCCTCGATGAGTACCTCAAGACGCGCATCTTCGAACTCGTCGTGCACACGATGGACATCGCCCGTGCGACGGGCCAGACGGCCGACTTCGCTCCGCAGCTGATTGAGGCTGCAGCATCCATGGCCGCAGGCATCGCCGCGCGCAAGGGAGCGGGCGAGCAGGTGCTCATGGCCCTGACGGGGCGCGAGCCGCTCCCGTCAGGATTCAGCGTTGTCTGA
- a CDS encoding lactonase family protein — MANTDPAFWLGTYTASGDGTAKGIVALSRQEQATLRPSFAAPADSPSWLTVSGQHPLVYAAEEFTGRVVAFRPDGTALSEVASIQLDAGACHLSVSPRGRVLIAACYGTGQVVWIPLDDDAGFGAAQPVVAEPSTDPYRLPGEREPHAHQSRWLPNGLVVTTDLGYDLVRVWRPTEAGLSHVQDVALPQGVGPRHGVWHESGHLHVVTEYSGEIFTLRFDDSGALRVVAGVRATADPLEDGDTGAEIAIGDRRDRLYAGIRGSNRISTIEILGDGSELRPISDVESGGNWPRHHIVDGPLLHVAHQYSGDVATHRLDDRTGIPHLVGTVETGTATCLAPTGAGA, encoded by the coding sequence ATGGCCAACACTGATCCCGCATTCTGGCTCGGTACGTACACGGCATCGGGTGATGGCACAGCGAAGGGAATCGTCGCGCTGTCCCGCCAGGAGCAGGCGACGCTGAGACCGTCGTTTGCCGCGCCAGCGGACTCGCCCTCGTGGCTGACCGTGAGCGGACAGCATCCGCTCGTCTATGCCGCAGAGGAGTTCACGGGCCGTGTCGTCGCTTTTCGCCCCGATGGAACCGCACTTTCCGAGGTGGCGAGCATTCAGCTGGATGCCGGTGCATGCCACCTGTCGGTGTCGCCGCGGGGACGCGTGCTTATCGCGGCGTGCTACGGCACGGGCCAGGTGGTCTGGATTCCGCTCGATGACGATGCCGGTTTCGGTGCGGCGCAACCGGTGGTCGCCGAGCCGTCGACCGATCCGTATCGCCTGCCGGGCGAACGTGAGCCGCACGCCCACCAGTCGCGCTGGCTGCCGAACGGTCTCGTCGTCACGACAGACCTTGGCTACGACCTCGTGCGTGTGTGGCGTCCGACCGAAGCGGGACTGTCGCACGTGCAGGACGTGGCGCTGCCTCAAGGCGTCGGTCCGCGACACGGCGTGTGGCACGAGAGCGGACACCTGCACGTCGTGACCGAGTACTCGGGCGAGATCTTCACGTTGCGCTTCGACGACTCAGGTGCGCTGCGCGTCGTCGCGGGCGTGCGCGCCACCGCTGACCCCCTCGAAGACGGCGACACGGGTGCCGAGATTGCGATCGGCGACCGTCGCGACCGGCTCTACGCGGGCATTCGCGGCAGCAATCGCATCAGCACGATCGAGATCCTCGGCGACGGCAGTGAGCTGCGCCCGATCTCCGATGTCGAATCAGGCGGCAACTGGCCGAGACATCACATTGTCGATGGACCACTTCTGCACGTGGCGCATCAGTATTCGGGAGATGTCGCGACGCACCGCCTTGACGACCGCACCGGCATTCCGCATCTCGTGGGCACCGTCGAGACCGGCACGGCAACGTGCCTCGCGCCGACCGGCGCCGGCGCATGA
- a CDS encoding GNAT family N-acetyltransferase, whose translation MPEPRALTGHVVRLDPLTAADASDLYAAIVRPEVYEFGYGGGAAGMPRDAAEFAETLTEHYPFASGIPFVVRLVDGPAAGRVVGTTSLGDLDVAHRGAHIGWTAYRPDVWGTAVNPECKLLLMSLAFGCGFERVKIQTDAVNARSRAAITKLGATFEGVLRHHRLRADGTWRDTAVYSILAEEWPEIRESLELRLERETRKVTLET comes from the coding sequence GTGCCCGAGCCCCGCGCGCTGACTGGGCACGTTGTGCGGCTTGATCCGCTCACGGCCGCCGACGCGAGTGACCTCTACGCGGCGATCGTGCGCCCCGAGGTCTACGAGTTCGGGTACGGGGGCGGCGCAGCCGGTATGCCGCGGGATGCTGCAGAGTTCGCGGAGACGCTGACCGAGCACTACCCCTTCGCCAGCGGCATCCCGTTTGTCGTACGTCTTGTCGACGGTCCGGCTGCCGGTCGCGTCGTCGGGACGACGTCGCTCGGCGACCTCGACGTCGCGCATCGCGGGGCGCACATCGGCTGGACGGCGTACCGGCCCGACGTGTGGGGCACCGCCGTCAATCCCGAGTGCAAGCTGCTGCTGATGTCGCTGGCGTTCGGCTGCGGTTTCGAACGCGTGAAGATCCAGACGGATGCTGTCAACGCGCGGTCGCGCGCGGCGATCACGAAGCTCGGGGCGACGTTCGAAGGCGTGCTCAGGCACCACAGACTCCGCGCCGACGGAACGTGGCGCGACACGGCGGTGTACTCGATCCTCGCGGAGGAGTGGCCTGAGATTCGCGAGAGCCTCGAACTCCGACTCGAGCGTGAGACGCGAAAGGTCACCCTCGAGACGTGA
- a CDS encoding ABC transporter ATP-binding protein — protein MTLHNVAPTHTPPVLAAQAVMKSYGPTQALAGVSLAVAPGESVAIMGASGSGKTTLLHVLAGIITPDAGSVTFQSIAGPLRVNEMSEKERSRLRRESFGFVFQQGLLLPELTVVENVALPLMIAGYPRREAEGRALHWLHALGLAGLEARRIGEVSGGQAQRVAIARAQVTGATVIFADEPTGALDSSTGEEVMSALLDSTVSQGHTLVVVTHDETVAARCSRTIRMRDGLLEADAARAQHPAGAQFLGAGWEQQR, from the coding sequence ATGACACTTCACAACGTCGCCCCCACGCACACCCCGCCGGTGCTCGCCGCGCAGGCCGTCATGAAGAGCTACGGCCCGACGCAGGCGCTCGCCGGAGTGAGCCTCGCCGTCGCGCCGGGGGAGTCCGTCGCCATCATGGGTGCATCGGGCTCAGGCAAGACGACTCTGCTTCACGTGCTCGCCGGCATCATCACGCCCGACGCAGGCAGCGTCACGTTTCAGTCCATCGCGGGACCGCTGCGGGTCAACGAGATGTCAGAGAAGGAGCGCTCGCGTCTTCGCCGCGAATCGTTCGGCTTCGTCTTTCAGCAGGGACTTCTTCTGCCCGAGCTGACGGTCGTCGAGAACGTCGCGCTCCCGCTCATGATCGCGGGATACCCGCGTCGCGAGGCTGAAGGGCGCGCGCTGCACTGGTTGCACGCGCTCGGGCTCGCAGGACTCGAAGCCCGCCGCATCGGCGAGGTCTCCGGTGGTCAGGCGCAGCGCGTCGCGATCGCCCGCGCTCAAGTGACCGGAGCCACGGTGATCTTCGCCGACGAACCGACCGGAGCGCTCGATTCCAGCACGGGTGAAGAGGTCATGTCGGCTCTTCTCGATTCCACGGTCAGTCAGGGCCACACGCTCGTCGTCGTTACGCACGACGAGACCGTCGCCGCACGGTGCTCGCGCACCATCCGCATGAGAGACGGCCTACTCGAAGCGGATGCTGCTCGCGCGCAGCATCCTGCCGGTGCGCAGTTTCTCGGCGCGGGGTGGGAGCAGCAGCGATGA
- a CDS encoding FtsX-like permease family protein produces MSTALAPQRPAAASARRRMPIVRLTWMLSRPGAQSAAALVLPAIAFAVTTALLLIVTGGTLMFWSWRNEAAGLYQMLSVLALALLVVPLISLGGAAARLSARRRDDRLATLRLLGATPWSVQRMTVLESTAVAVVGALAGVALYVMTMPLVGLIPFGPGPIGAAAIWVGAPVILAVVAGVALVAALSSVIGLRQVTISPLGVRTRQQPQSVHWVRVLVGLAAVVVAFTVLQNLGVLGSWALIVIVLGGAFAAGVAVINLIGPWALSVFAKVQLRSATSAQKLIAARGILDNPKAAWRQVSGVAMTSFVAVVGGSGTALANVASSGARPEDVTLLMDIRTGILITLIASFLMVACSVGVNQAAEILDRRETWVNLDRVGMPRSVMERTRSRQVMAPLTFVALLSALLGGVMVFPLIGISMILAPVSLLVIVLCFVGGFALVVAALVATRAVMTRVLAQPERV; encoded by the coding sequence ATGAGCACGGCACTCGCCCCACAGCGCCCGGCCGCCGCGTCGGCACGACGGCGCATGCCCATTGTCAGGCTCACGTGGATGCTCTCGCGACCCGGTGCTCAAAGCGCCGCGGCGCTCGTGCTTCCTGCCATCGCCTTCGCCGTCACAACGGCCCTTCTGCTGATCGTCACGGGCGGCACTCTCATGTTCTGGAGCTGGCGCAACGAGGCCGCTGGTCTCTACCAGATGCTCAGCGTTCTCGCCCTCGCGCTGCTTGTTGTGCCGCTCATCTCGCTCGGCGGCGCTGCCGCCCGCCTCTCGGCGCGGCGTCGTGACGACCGCCTCGCGACGCTGCGACTGCTCGGCGCGACTCCGTGGAGCGTGCAGCGCATGACCGTTCTCGAGTCGACGGCCGTCGCCGTGGTCGGAGCACTCGCGGGCGTTGCGCTCTACGTCATGACCATGCCGCTCGTCGGTCTGATCCCGTTCGGCCCAGGCCCCATCGGCGCTGCGGCGATCTGGGTGGGAGCTCCCGTGATTCTCGCTGTCGTCGCCGGCGTCGCACTTGTCGCCGCGCTCAGCAGCGTGATCGGTCTGCGGCAGGTCACGATCTCGCCGCTCGGCGTGCGCACGAGGCAGCAGCCGCAATCCGTGCACTGGGTGCGCGTGCTCGTCGGTCTCGCCGCTGTCGTCGTCGCGTTCACCGTTCTGCAGAACCTCGGCGTGCTCGGCTCGTGGGCACTCATCGTCATCGTGCTCGGCGGAGCGTTCGCCGCAGGCGTCGCCGTCATCAATCTGATCGGACCGTGGGCGCTCAGCGTCTTCGCGAAGGTGCAGCTGCGCTCGGCCACGTCCGCCCAGAAGCTCATCGCCGCCCGCGGCATCCTCGATAACCCCAAGGCTGCGTGGCGGCAGGTTTCGGGCGTCGCCATGACAAGCTTCGTCGCCGTGGTCGGCGGCTCGGGAACGGCGCTGGCCAACGTCGCGTCGTCGGGGGCGCGCCCCGAAGACGTGACGCTGCTCATGGATATCCGCACCGGCATCCTCATCACCCTGATCGCGTCGTTTCTCATGGTCGCGTGCTCGGTTGGGGTCAATCAGGCGGCGGAGATTCTCGACCGGCGAGAGACGTGGGTCAACCTCGATCGCGTGGGCATGCCGCGCTCGGTCATGGAGCGCACGCGCTCGCGCCAGGTCATGGCGCCGCTCACATTCGTCGCGCTGCTTTCCGCGCTTCTCGGCGGAGTGATGGTGTTCCCGCTCATCGGCATCTCGATGATCCTCGCGCCGGTCTCACTGCTTGTGATCGTGCTCTGCTTCGTCGGCGGGTTCGCCCTGGTCGTAGCGGCACTTGTCGCAACGCGCGCCGTCATGACGCGAGTGCTGGCGCAGCCAGAGCGCGTGTGA
- a CDS encoding chorismate mutase has protein sequence MSDSDATAELNRLRKSIDNIDAALVHLLAERFKCTQEVGSLKATHGLPPSDPSREARQIARLRELAAESELDPEFAEKWFTFVVSEVIHHHERIARGE, from the coding sequence ATGTCCGACTCCGACGCCACAGCCGAACTGAACCGACTTCGCAAGAGCATCGACAATATCGACGCGGCGCTCGTGCACTTGCTGGCGGAGCGTTTCAAGTGCACGCAGGAGGTCGGCTCACTCAAGGCGACACACGGGCTGCCGCCGTCCGATCCGTCTCGCGAGGCACGGCAGATCGCCCGTCTGCGGGAGCTCGCTGCCGAGTCGGAGCTTGATCCGGAGTTCGCCGAGAAGTGGTTCACGTTTGTGGTGTCAGAGGTCATTCACCATCACGAGCGCATCGCTCGAGGAGAGTGA
- a CDS encoding SDR family NAD(P)-dependent oxidoreductase → MHRPGARRTVVVTGANAGLGFWTTLALADSGDHVVMACRNRDRADAAAAMIRARVPAAELEFVELDTADLSSVTRAADQLRQLERIDVLIENAGIVHVPARREQTVDGLELVAATNFFGHFALTAALLPVLERTPGSRVVTLGSLATLLIAPKLHDLQLQTGYLGPRAYAQSKVLLQSFGFELDRRLAASGALVRSLVAHPGYSISGRTPRVPTVNEPSRAKRFRDNLQAPFTQGKHRGALPIIRAASDPSPPRGIAFYGPKWMLKGDAVLSVPASITTNRDVAAAVWAEAERFTGTTFTL, encoded by the coding sequence GTGCACCGGCCAGGCGCCCGTCGAACCGTCGTCGTGACGGGTGCAAACGCGGGTCTCGGCTTCTGGACGACGCTCGCCCTGGCCGATTCCGGTGACCACGTGGTCATGGCCTGCCGAAACAGAGACCGAGCGGATGCTGCCGCTGCCATGATCCGCGCACGAGTTCCCGCGGCCGAACTCGAGTTCGTCGAGCTCGACACAGCCGACCTCAGCTCGGTGACGAGAGCCGCCGACCAGTTGAGACAGCTCGAGAGAATCGACGTGCTGATCGAGAACGCGGGAATCGTGCATGTTCCCGCCCGCCGTGAGCAGACGGTCGACGGCCTTGAACTCGTCGCCGCGACCAACTTCTTCGGGCACTTCGCGCTCACAGCGGCGCTGCTGCCTGTTCTCGAGAGAACGCCAGGGTCGCGCGTCGTCACGCTGGGCAGCCTCGCAACGCTCCTCATCGCCCCGAAACTCCACGACCTTCAGCTGCAGACGGGTTACCTCGGCCCGCGTGCATACGCGCAATCGAAGGTGCTGCTGCAGTCGTTCGGCTTCGAGCTCGATCGTCGGCTTGCAGCATCCGGTGCTCTTGTGCGCTCACTTGTGGCGCACCCGGGATACTCGATCTCGGGGCGGACTCCTCGAGTTCCCACCGTGAACGAACCGAGCCGGGCGAAGCGCTTTCGCGACAACCTGCAAGCGCCGTTCACGCAGGGAAAACACCGCGGCGCGCTGCCGATCATTCGCGCGGCGTCTGATCCGTCACCACCACGAGGCATTGCGTTCTATGGTCCGAAATGGATGCTGAAGGGCGACGCGGTGCTCAGCGTGCCCGCGAGCATCACGACCAATCGCGACGTCGCCGCGGCGGTCTGGGCCGAGGCTGAGCGCTTCACGGGCACGACTTTCACGCTCTGA